The Arachis hypogaea cultivar Tifrunner chromosome 14, arahy.Tifrunner.gnm2.J5K5, whole genome shotgun sequence DNA window ttactcaatttttgacTTATTTTTTTAACATGAGAGATTTGATATTCACGAGAGGCTGTGTTGTTGAGCTGTTGTTCACAGTTAGTGATTTACACGCATTCTTCTTATTGAGTGGGAATTCTGGAGAAAGAGCGTGAGAGCGCATgttaatataaaaagttaaagagtGCGTGGATAAAAGAATCTTAAAAGGGTCAAATATATTAAACAGAGTTAGGATTTAACGGTAGATAGTAGATACTAGATACTCTTCATATGGATTAATGGATAGGTTATTTTTAAAGGGAAAGAAGTTgataactagaaaaaaattaataagctaATCGCTTTTAAATTGAGAGAATGAGATTTATGTACGATCAAAGCAAtacatttaatattaattaatattttattttattaatttctacttttcaagtttttttttacttttatatttttatcattttttttgaaaaatataaatatatgtatctaCTCTATTTAgtggtaaatataaaaaaatactcaaattaatttttgaagaattttaaatcgaacattttaatatttaacaaattttttattattttgaaaatattcaaGATTGAATTGATCAATTTATCTTATGATAAAATTTTTTGGTTcaatatacatattaaaaattttattaaatttaacaaaGGAATCAATTCGTCTAACGaaaataattatcaataatttttaaaataattaaaatttattgagaTTTAAGTAGCCGATGTAAAATTTGTTAGAAACCAATTCAATTGTTTaccccaaaaaaatatatatgtatatatgtcctCAAGGAAAAATAGGTTTAAGATAAGAAAATGAAGGATTGATATAATCTGtagattataaaatatattacatacatattctaaaatgactcaaataaaaataGTTTCTTAAATTTTTCCGTTAAAAGACATattctttataatatttatagcAAAAAGATTTTTTCAATATTTACTTAAAAGAGTTCCAACTTTTAGAGTTTATTCATTTGAATACATTAACAAATTTACATTGACTGCatcaattatatattatattgcaTAAATGGCCAAATTCgtaacttatatatattatagattaaatatattttagtatattaatacactaaaaaaatttacatattagtaacttaatatgtataaattataatgtgtattataatatattagtagtaattaataaataggttaaaaaaataaaaatgtataaatatataaataattaaaaagttattaaaaaatataggtttgtattaatgtaaaaaaataacaactataaaaaaatttcttattttgattctttCTATGACAATAGAAACAATTAAATAgactttttaaacaataaaaattattaaaacaagactttaaaataagataaaagataaatttttagcagattatatgattatatatgttaaagaaGAGAATGCTTCAAAATTTATTTCAgatgataaatttataattttagttatataaaatatcacagaataaatttaaaaatataaaaattctaaaatatgtAGTTAAATGTTAAtttctatataatataattattaatgttaacttatatactataaattatattttgttgatttttttattttattatattttaatttattttatatttaatttggccCCTCTTATAAAATTTCTAGATCCACCACTGTATACAGCATTGAATTATTATAGAAGTATgtaattaataatacaaaatttattCATAGTTCATCTatcatacatattttttaatttttttatttgaatttttgttgtattaaattattttaaattacaaTTTTTAAAGCATGATTAAAAAGATAGACTTTGTAACTagtaaagctttttttttttgaaaaatactggtttaatatttgataaattaaaaaagctTATTATAactattttgttaatttatacaataataataataataataataataataataataataataataataataataataataataacatttcattataatatctaaattaaattactactctaaataaatcaatattaattttttttatcagcaATAACATAATCCTAACTactaaaaaaacaacaacaacaataataataataataataataataacaataataataataatattgtgtataatttgtGATTCATTCGGTGCATGTATCAGTAGGATCTCCCCTTAGAAGAATTGATGGGATCCATTAGAAGTCAAAAAAAGATATAGGGAGGAGAGGCTACTAAACTGGGTAACTATGGTGGTCTACCTATATAATCACAATCACCTCATTAATTATTTTGCAGTTAATTGGATGTATTActgttttagtttaaaattaggggtaagtacgattttggtcccttaaGTTTAGTGCCAGAATCGAATTCGTCCCTCTTGTTATTTTGCCATTAAAGTCgtccttaatgttttttttcgtattaaaatcgtcctttttattttttttggacaaaatacCCTCATCCCCTCCCCCTTCCTCCATCcgcctcccctcccctccccacccgacgtcccctcccctccccaacaccaccaccaacgccgccgccatccccctccccctcccctccccctcccgcctccccttccccttccccttcccttccCCCACCCGACGTCCCCTCCCCCtcccaacaccaccaccaacgcCTCCGCCATCCccttcccctccccctcccctccccctccccgccTCCCCgcctccccttccccttcccccaccCCGACGTCCCCTCCCCTCCCCAACACCACACCAACGCCGCCGCCATCCCCTCCCCTTCCCCatccccctcccctcccctccccctcccctccccgcctccccttcccccaccccgacgtcccctccccctccccaaCACCACCACCAATGCCTCTGCCATCCCCCTCCCCTCCCCGCCTCCCCgcctccccttccccttccccccaccccgacgtcccctccccctccccaacaccaccaccaacgtccccttccccttccccccacccccaccctgCGCGTcttcccttccccccacccccacccccaccccgcgtcccctctccctccccgtctccccttcccccacccccaAACAGAAACAGAGAAACACAAAGCCAGAGAAACAGAGAAACAGAAACAGACAAACACAGAGAAACAGAAATTCAAAGCACAAAGAAGAGATCTGGTTCGAAGAAAGGCAGCGGCTGCAGCGGCGGGACGGCGAGACTGCGGCGGCGGGACGGAGGCTTCTCTTCTCccttcatcgtcatcatcatcagagttCTGGAGGAGGCGGCGGCGACGATGAGGTCACGGCGGCGACGACGGAGGCTCCCTGGTGCCGTCCCCCTTCCCCCATCCCCTTTCCCCTCCCCCTCTTcccttcccctcccctcccctcccctccctccTTCGTATACCCTTTTCTTCCCCCACCCCCCAACGCGTTTTTacgcgttttcttttttttttttataatttttattattaaaataggataggggtagtttaggaataaaacaagaaattttattgaaaaggacgattttaatacgaaaaaaaacattAAGGATGACTTTAATTGCAAAATAACAAGAGGGACGAATTCGATTCTGGCACTAAACttaagggaccaaaatcgtacttatccctTAAAATTACATTGGTCAAGTATGTTAATAAAtgccaaaatttttcaattatagtAAACTAATTGAATGTATTTGGTAGGTACTGAAGTGTGGAAAATTTCCAACTACTATATGATCTGATCAGTTAATCCCCCCTTTAAATAATGACACTATTGAAACATTCTTACAATGTGTCAAAATTACCAGTCAAAAATTCCTACAACGTGTATGAAAAAATTTGATCATCTAAGACCGGTTAAACCGTTAAAGATTAGAATTAATGAGAATCAATTAAAACCGATAAAATCCAATTTAACTGAAtcatttgagaaaaaaatttaaaattaataaagatataatttaaatttggatcctctttaaatttttgtattacaTATTTTTCTTACCACCAaattatattatcttttattattttatatgctacttaataattatataataaaattgtacaataattttttaaatattattttaattctatattcacttatatttaaattgattatatttttattattcataattattaatataaatattatcaaactagtataaataaaaatatcaaatatttttattaattagaatataattatttttatatgattatataatatttattaatattatttttaataaatacatacaatatataataatataataaatataaaaatactttaatacaaaaataaaattaaaaaatatttattataaaaaatattagaattttatatacttattaaTAATAACCGAATTATAATTTGTTGATTATAATATAATgtgttaattataatttgttgaaacttgattgtttttaaaatattagtaaaaatatgtattttaaattttagttttaagtttttgactattttatattttttatttatatagtagCGGTTCTACCGGTTTAACTAGTGACCCACCAGTTGAACCAGTAATCCAGTGACCCAATAGCCTAATCGGTTCGATCATCGGTTTGGTTCTGACAATTATGCTTAGCACCATAGTTGTCAAAACCGAATCGGTAATCGAACCGGTTAGGTAACTGATTTATTGGTTTATTAGTTCAAATGATGAGTTACTGGTTGAACAGGCAAAACCGGTcttacgtaaataaaaaatataaaatagtctaaaacttaaaactaaattttaaaatatatatatatatatatatatatatatatatatatatcttcattaatattttaaaaacaatcaagtttcaacaaattataatcaacaagttataatctagttattattaaataagaatataaaattctagtatttttccacaacaaaatttttttaattttatttttttagtaaagtaaatattttttattttaataactaattaattaatttatatttattatattattatatactatatgtatttattgaaaaataatattaataaatatcatataatcataaaaaataattatattataattaataaaaatatttgatatttttatttatacatatttaattacatttatattaatacttatgaataataaaaaatataattaatttaaatataaatgagtataaaattaaaataatatctaaaaaagtttttgtaagtttttactatataattaataattagtatttaaaatagaaaaagtctagggaccagcaacttttgtattttgtagccagcacttaaccatcaaaagaaaagtgagtgatctcccaccattggatgtaatctcacaccattaaaaacactattaatggccaattgatggttacaaaacacaaaaattactggcCCCTAACACTCCTCTTTAAAATAATAAGGATCAACATAGCTTAGTGGCAAGGAGAGCATGTAAGTACAAAGAAGATCCAGGTTTAAACTACATCTTCATCAATATTATTTTCACCGACTTTAACCGGTTCTTATCAACTTTGATCGGTTCTATTTCTTAAGCGATTTAAAGATTGGACCGAACCAGTTGAGAGTTCTGTTCATCGGTTTACCGGTCGAACCGATCGGTTCGGTCTGGTTCTTACAACTATGCCTaaactcctataaataccctccAAAGCCAAAGTTAAATCAAAACAacttcatcattcttcttcttaaAACTACTTTATCATTCTTCTACTTCATTATTCTTAATCACAATGCCTCGTAACAAAACCTTACcaacattcttcttctttatcatgTGCGCATGTGTCTTGTCCCATGATAAGATTAATAATAAAGAAACCGTATACCTCTTGCAGTTTAGGGAAGCCATACAAAATCTTCCTTCTAATTGGTTTGACAACAGTACAACCATATGCCAATGGACTGGCGTGGTTTGTGGTTACACTCCACAAAATTTCCGTTTCGTAGAATGGATCGAACTCAAGTCAAGGAGGCTCAACAGAATACTTCCTTTAAATCTCAATGAATCTCTTGTCGCACTCTCCTGCCTCGATCTTCGAGACAACTTTTTCAGTGGTCCTTTGCCTTCTTTTTCGAGCCTCTCCAACCTCGAACAAATATTTTTGTCCAGCAACAATTTCAATTCCATCCCTCATGGTTGCTTTCAGGGTTTAGAAAGTTTGGCGCTCATTGACTTGGGAAACAACCCCAAGCTCCCACCTTGGATATTCCCCACCGACTTAAATAACTACTCACGCCTTGTATCCATCGGACTCTCGGCTACAAACCTCATGGGCTTCTTGCCAAACACATTTGATTCTTTTTCCATATTGACTCTTCTTTATCTCTCAGAAAACAATCTCACTGGAGTGTTGCCTgagtctttttcaaaactaaccaaGCTATAGAGATTGGATCTCAGCAACCAAAAGCATAATAATAAGTTGTCGGGTACGATTCAATTTCTTTCATCCATGCCAAAATTGGTTGAAGTGAATCTTGAGGGGAATTCCATCGAGGGTTCTATCCCAGACTTATCCAATTCCACCAGCTTGCAATATCTATTGCTTGCAAACAATCGGTTAACGGGTGTAGTTCCACCTTTTCTGGGATTTCTCAATAATATCTCTCAAGTTTCATTGGAAAACAACTGGTTGCAGGGTCCTCTTCCTGCATTTAATAAGAGTCGGGCTCCAAAGCTAAATTTCACTTCTAATGGATTCTGTTTAGACCATCCTGGACCTTGTGATCACAGAGTCATCACTCTGCTTCAAGTTGCTCAGACACTTTATTATCCATTTCTGCTGGCACAATCGTGGCGAGGAAACAATCCGTGTCAAGATTGGAATTTTATCACCTGTGATGATAAGGGCAACATCAGAACCGTAAATTTGACCAACTTGAATTTGACGGGAACAATATCTCTCTCATTCAAGAATTTAACGGTTCTGGAAGGATTGTATCTTGGTGGAAATAGACTGAACGGTTCCATACTAGATATCTTGACAAGTCTACGACAACTCAAGATTCTGGATGTGTCTAACAATAATTTATCGGGAAGTCTTCCACCGTTCTCAAAAAAAACCATTGTCATTACCACAGGCAATGCTTTTCTCCAGCAGTCTCACTCGCCGAAAACCTCGCTCTCTTCTACTTTCATTATAGGTACGCTCATTATTATCTCTACATTGAGCAATGTTAAACTTATgggaaacaaaaaaataacaaaattaaaactatgttaaacttaaaaatttatagaaatatatatatactagatTAAGATCCGGGCATAAAGagctaaattaattatattatatagtataaatCTAAaacgctatatatatatattgtttcggGATATATTAGATAATATGTGAATTAATATTAAACTTAAAagttaatttgtaaaaaatattgtacaatacatttatttaatttggcatttttttaatctaaatttttattttgtaattattccTCACTTCAATGTATGCAAACAGGTATATCAGCTGGTGTTGGTGTTATTGTAATGATCTTTGTTGCAATTTCTTATTATTGCAAGAGACATTTCAGTAGGATAATGCTGAACAAAGAAACATCTCTTGTTCGACAATTTGgggagcaaataaataatgcaaCACTAGTGAGATATACTTATGCAGAAGTAGAACAGATGACAAACTCATTTCAAGAAGAGTTAGGAAAAGGAGGATTTGGTATTGTATACAAAGGAAGTTTAAATGATGGTTGTCAACTGGCAGTGAAGATACTTAAGGAGATGAAAGGAAGTGTAGAAGAATTTGTAAACGAGGTTGTTACTATCAGTAGAACATCTCATGTGAACATTGTTTCACTTTTGGAATTTTGCTATGAAATGAATAAACAGGCTCTTATTTATGAATTCATGTCTAAGGGCTCTTTggataaatataaatgtaaagaGGGATCTTCCGAGTTAGATTGGAAAACACTACTTCAGATTGTAACTGGCGTTGCTCAAGGGTTAGACTACTTACATCGAGGGTGCAATACAAGAATTTTGCATTTTGATATCAAACCCCAAAATATGCTTCTTGATGAAAAATTTTGTCCAAAAATTGCTGATTTTGGACTAGCTAGAATATGCAAAAAGGATGAAAGTGTTGTGTCTATATTAGACAGAAGAGGGATTCCGGGTTATATTTCACCAGAAATGTTTAGTCGAAGGAATGGTAGAGTTTCTCACAAGTCAGATGTATATAGTTATGGAATGCTAATTCTTGAAATGATTGGAGGAAACGATAATTATGATATTGGAGAATCTCATAGTACTGAATACTTTTCTGATTAGATTTTGAAGGATATCAAAGAAGATAAAATTCATCTATTGAGATTTGCTtctggaaaagatgatgaagatataataaaaaagattttatttgtcAGTTTATGGTGCATCCAAATGAATCCATCAGATAGACCAAAAATGTGTAAAGTGGTGGAAATGTTACAAGAAAAACTTGAATCAATATCACTAGAGTCCATCATATCTTCTCCGATAGTACCTCTCTTACAGCATTCAGATGCATCTCATAGCTGA harbors:
- the LOC112743093 gene encoding LEAF RUST 10 DISEASE-RESISTANCEUS RECEPTOR-LIKE PROTEIN KINASE-like 2.1 — protein: MPKLVEVNLEGNSIEGSIPDLSNSTSLQYLLLANNRLTGVVPPFLGFLNNISQVSLENNWLQGPLPAFNKSRAPKLNFTSNGFCLDHPGPCDHRVITLLQVAQTLYYPFLLAQSWRGNNPCQDWNFITCDDKGNIRTVNLTNLNLTGTISLSFKNLTVLEGLYLGGNRLNGSILDILTSLRQLKILDVSNNNLSGSLPPFSKKTIVITTGNAFLQQSHSPKTSLSSTFIIGISAGVGVIVMIFVAISYYCKRHFSRIMLNKETSLVRQFGEQINNATLVRYTYAEVEQMTNSFQEELGKGGFGIVYKGSLNDGCQLAVKILKEMKGSVEEFVNEVVTISRTSHVNIVSLLEFCYEMNKQALIYEFMSKGSLDKYKCKEGSSELDWKTLLQIVTGVAQGLDYLHRGCNTRILHFDIKPQNMLLDEKFCPKIADFGLARICKKDESVVSILDRRGIPGYISPEMFSRRNGRVSHKSDVYSYGMLILEMIGGNDNYDIGESHSTEYFSD